AGCGGAACTACAAAACTTCCGGGACCAAGCGCCACCCCATCCCTTAACTCTCCAGTGCATGTACTTCCGAAACTGCATGGGAACTCGGacacggacggacggactttATGGGACACGGCATATCGTACCAGGGTCAATAGCAAATTGCCCCTGCAGGCAATGATGAGTGCCGGGCGAGCGCGTTCTCATGCCGCGGTTATTGGGGCTGCTGTACGAAGCTTTAAAACTCAATACCCAGCACTAGATACGTCAAACAAATACGTCAGAATCAATATCCGGCACTGtcgagtgtgtgcgtgcgtgtgtgtgtgtgtggacgtgCCTGGAATTCGCTGctgcaatcgatcgatcgggcgGTATCGGGATCGTGAGGTGCGAGTTTTGTTACTTATCTTCCGGATACGGTGCTGATTGAATGTTGCCGCTCCAGTGGGAACTGGTGCCgttttttcgattaaatttaCTGAAGTTTTGGGGAAGCAAAGGGACGAGGAGGGACTCATATCGGTAAAATGTTGCGATCAGTACCGGTCAGTGAAGGGAGTAAATTAAATTGGCAAAAGTGGGGAATCGTGTTTTCGGGTGCGAAATTTCTGGTGGAAATAGATCACCTCCGTTAAGCTATTGAGATAGTTtagataaatcattccattttACATTCTTCTTTATTTGTATGCCACTAATATACATTCACACAGCTGTGTCTTAAATACAACGCTATAATATCGGTCAAATCCACTCGGGAGAGTAGTGACAAAACAAACTTCGCTTAGGACTAGAGCACTGCCAACTCGTACCGTACTGCAAACGGCGGGCCACAAACTGGTTGAAGCTTCCTAATATCACTGATTTATACTTTCGTTGTGCCCCCAGCACGCTTCAGTTACCTCCCCTCATTCACATCACATCGTATCCCATGTCCAAGAATCGATCGTCCAGCGAGTCATCGTCTCTCCCGTGCAACTGCTGCCCATTTACGCCgctactgttgttgttgctatcgTTCGACGCGACCCTCGAATCAAGACTATCGAACAGACTGTAGGTCGTTGCATCGGCACCGCGCTCCAACAGATCACTGAGCGCATTAATGTACGTCTGTGCCATCTGAAGCGTCTCAAACTTGGACAGCTTGTGATCCGGCCCAAGCGACGGGACGATCTCGCGCAACCGATCGAACGCAACGTTCAGACTGTTCATGCGCTTGCGTTCCCGTGCGTTCGCCGCTAGCCGTCGCTTCTTCAGCACAGTCGGACTCGGTGGTGTGCAATCCTTCTTACCGGCCGAGATAGATTTGCGCGCCTTGTACAGCCGACGGTGGTCGGTAGTGCGGCCCACCGGGGTCGATATGAAGCTGGCAGTGCACGTCTTCGTCTCAGCTGCTCGTCCGTTCCGCGACTCTTCCGGTGGGTAGGGTGAGCTGGGGTGACTTTGCGCCGGACAAGGATCAATCGTTCCACCGAGCGTTTGCGCTGGGCCGGATCCAAAGATGTGCAGATCGGAGGAGTCTATCTGTACGAACGATTCCCCGTCGAACATTACGTCCGCAAAGGAGAGGCCGAAGTTGGTGTGGCTCAGATCGGGCCCGGACACCGATGGACTTGTGCCCGGGGAGGACGCACTGTAGCTGCTCCGGCAGAGGGAAGTGTCGGGCGTTGGGTAGTGTGATAAGTAAGTGACACCGGCAGCGGcactaacagcagcagcagcagcactactGTCAGCGATATGCCCGTACGTCGTTATCCTGTCGATGCCCATCATTGTGTagtgttccattttttgttggcttaaggcactcacacacacacacacacactttcttccGCTTTTGTGAAGCGCTTGATCTGCACAGAACGATGGACGGGAGTGAACTGCGTCGGTATGTTGTTGACCCGATCCACGGCGAGCGAAATGGGGAAGCCCTCAGGATCGTGCCACGCTTCCCTGATCCAACAAAACACGGAAAGGGGATCGATCCTGCAGTATAAAGTTAATGTCCCTTTGTAACATAAGGGGACagtcagagagagagagagggcgttCTACGGACACACACATGTTCAATGTAACCACAGGGTGAATGGGAAGGGAGATGGCACGCACGATCAATTCCTTCCGGAAAGAAAAGGATACAGAGCGGAGCAGCGATAGAGGGATGATTCCCCCTCGCAGCACGTGCCAAAGCGTGCATGAGGATGGATGAATAGGGGGAAAAGGGATCAGAAATAGGGTCATAAAAACTAGATAATTATGAACGCTCAAGTTCAAACGAGGAGTGCTCTCGTTTGTGTTGGAATACGAGCTAAATGTAAGTTCAATCGAATGAAAAATACCGGAAGCAAGATCAATGTTTTGATCGACCGAATGAACCTTTGAGCAAATGAACCTCAAAATCGAAGGATAAATTAACTGCTACTGTTAAGCGTTCAGGTTTACTGTTTAGTAAGTAGAGcatttaatcgaaaaaaaaaaacaaactaattCGACCCTGTTTGTGACGGAAATTAGCATTCCGGCCGCGTGCCCGCTCCTGACCATTTTCATAAACGGATTATTATCGACACATTGGCACACTTTCGCAATTTCGCAAAGCATTGGCCCTGCTCCCTTTGCCGTCGTAATTGGTTTAGCTCATTCGCTCATTAATGAACCGTAACGTCGTGCGCAGCAAATCTATGCTGGGATGTGTTCCGCACGGCCGCATTTTCCGCCCACCGGCACTCGCACATCGCACAATTTTAATATCCCGCCCATTAACTTATGCGCCGCGAACCGGGCGTCTTTGGCGGTGAGTAAAGTTACGGTGTCATCGTGGGAGTAGCAAACTTTCCCGTCTTCCCGGGCGGGACACATTCAACAGATAATCGCATTAGCGCGTTGCTGTCGCTCGTGTCCGGCGTTTGTCTTTTCTATTTTCCGCCGCCTGCCCGCTGATCGATTCATTCGATGGAGCGCGTTGATGATGGATGGGGCGCCTGACGTGGACCGCTTGGGTTGCAGGGGAGAAAAGGTCACGACAACAATAGCTTGCTGATAGGTTCGCTACGGATTGAACGGTGCTTGGATCATCCAAATGGAGGCCTTTTTTCGCATTGATTTCCGCCCTCGAGCTCGGATATTGACAAGAAATGATGGAAGAAATCATAGGGAAAGAAAGGGAAAGGCGCATTAAAATGAGACAAAAATTGCTAAGCAACGACACAGTAGCTCTTTGTATGTGTATTGTGACTTGAGGCCTTAATGTGTTGGATGAACAGACGAGCTTGCTGTGCTAGATGGTGAACGTCAATAAGGATGTTGCGGAATCCATCCAGAGCaaacgaaattaaataaatgtgaATGAACAATGAACAGATGGAAATCGAATAATAAATAGATAAACATTACTGCTCCCAAGTACGCAATGATAGCGAAGGAATGTATTTCAAAGGTTAACAAGGTCTCTAAAGTTCAGCGTTCATTACGGACGGAAGTCAGAATTGTTGGTCCTGGGCGTAGGGtgaacacagaaaaaaagcagctAGAAGAAGCATCGCGTGCTGCCCTGGCGTCCAGTTTGGTCAGTTCGCACACCTTCTGTGTTTATCTTTCGCCAGCAAACGGTGTGGGGCTGTGAAAGGTAAAACATCACAGCCGCTTGTAAGGATTCACCGTGCACCGTGAAACATCTGTCTTGagttttctttccctctctctttctctgtctctgtcttCCATCGCCAAGGGGGAGTCTAAGGAATAAAGAGGAtagcgaagaagaaaaaacaacaacacaagaaCGCGTAAACTTAAATTACGCTAGAGTGTCTTACGCGTGGACACGGTGTGGTGcgtgcgagcgcgcgcgtgcggAGGACGAcgcagaggaaaaaaaggacgACGCAGACGGTGAGTTGAGCGGCGAGAATAGTTTGGAGAGTCGTGCCGTTAGACAGTAGGTGTTAACTGCTACCTCGCAagagctttccaaagtgtgggGACGCAGGACGCAGGAAAGGTGAAAAAAAAGTTCTTCTGTTTTTACTGTTCACTGGAATGATGCCGAGCTGCGGACAAAAGAACTAACGTCCGTGCAGTGGAATAAATTCCTTTACGTTCAAGGATCTTCGTTGAGTTGTTTGCACTTTAATGGATGTTTGaattgcaaaaataaagcatTACAACTTTCATTTAACTATTTTTTAGGGTTTTGCATCCTTTGTTTTggggagaagaaagaaagaacgcTTTATATTCGTTGCAAGTAATGTAAACTCTCAATCGAAAAGATATAAATGCTTCATTTCATATCCAATTCCTCCAAACTGCGCATCATCGTTTTCCAATAAAAGGTCTCCGAATTCTGATATTGTTTCAttaggcgttttttttttttggttcccGTTGATTAACCCCAAATGACTGGACAGATTTTTACCTTCATCAAGCCTCCAGCCTcaaacacagagagagagggagagagagagagagcttatCGATATCGGTGACCTGCTGACATCGGGATACGCCACATAAAAATCCCTTGTTGAACCACTTTACGGTCCTGTACTCAACAAAAGGTCGTCCTGActactcatcatcatcaccactgACGCCGACGACCACGTCCAATTGATTTCACCTCCACGTCCACGGATTAGCCATATTATTACGAGTGTTATTAGCTTGTTTACATTCGATACGGTAATTCGTTGATCGTAAAGGGTGGCGAAATGGAAGTCCTCGTACGAAGGAATCGAACCCAGTGACGGAATGTGCCAGTGCGTCACACCCATCGCGACCAACTGGGTCTCGCCAACGGGGTCGGGCGGGctcataaattttcaatttttatgaCAGCAAATTCAATTATCGACGACAGTTTTACAATCAATCAATACAATCAACCCGCTCCAGCTCGTGCAAGAACGGCTATGCGTCCCGTGTGTCCTGAAGGGGGTCGATTCCGGTTGGGATTGATGACAGGTAATGAACCATATCAAACAGACGGTCCTCGCCGAATCCTCGccagcacacacacgtgcCAGTTGATGCAGACGGTTGGTTtgttaccgttttttttttctgttgtgtcTAACTGACTTGTCTCGTCCTGTTTTCACCCTCGCGTTTGTTAATTTCCAAGGGATCACGATCACCGAGCCGACCGATCGATCTCTCCGGGGCGTGCTGTGCTGACCAACTGTTGTCCTTTGCGCGTCTTTTACTGCACAAGCAGGAGGGAGGGATGCGTTAGGGTCATAATTAGAGCACCCTCGCGCGTGTATTCGCTCCACTGCAAGCGGTGGAAGCATAGTGCACCATCAACCATAACGATCGCGATCCTTACCAGGGAGCAGAGGGATGGGATGAGGCCGGAATGTCGGAAGCCATCCTTACTGCGCTGGGGTGCCCGTTTGCGCATCGGTGAGTCCGTGTTGTAGGGACCATTAGGGGCTGCTTTAAAGCGGAGCGATGTGTTCAAAAGCACGGATCTTAAGATTTGGGAAGAAACAGGACTCGTTGGGCGTCGGGCGGGAAGGCGTCCTTTGGAGGAGGAGGCAAAGATGGCAGCTGCTTTCGGTGGCGTATTGTGCTTGGTGGTACGAATATTTGGACAATTGAATATTCATGACTCGACTTGAACGCGTCAGTCAGTGTGGCTATGGTTCGATGCACCTAACGTACAGTTACTTATAAGAAGATGCGTTGGCTTTGGAGCAATATGCATACATATGTACGACATATATTTCgttggaaaaatgaagtttatgtattttacataatttaaCCACATAACATTACGAAGTAATGCTTCCTGTGTGTGAATTACTATTAGAAAACATGTTTAATTGACTTTTGCTCCAAAGAAAACGAACCCTAGAAAGACGCTTATTTAATTCCACTGACTAATACGAACAAAACCAACTACTTTAAGCATCGAAAATGCAATTCCCTGCCAGTGTCGAACTGCGACCGCCCGACCAACCAACCGACGGATGCAAATTGAATTCCAATCCGATTACAACCAAACGGTTTTACCTTCCACCAACCAAAGGATGAAGCAAACAAGCGGCCAAATGCGAAAGAAAACCGATCACTTGAACTGTTTGGAATTGCTGTCAAGTGTGATTTTCTAGCCCCGACGACAACAGAGGAATGTATCCCACCTACACAActtcacagcagcagcaccagcaccagcagcatcagTTTGACGATCAGCAGCTGCAAAGTCGTCCGAAATCGAAATTCATGAATAATTGAACGACTTTTACCCCCTTTCCTTCCCACTAGCAAACTGCTGCCAAAGACGCAAGACTACAGGGCGGAAAAGTCGACACAATCATTTTCCGTGTGGGTTTGTGGGAAGGAAAGTGTGCGGCATAAATGATCCTTCCAATGCGGGAGGAAAACCGCGAAAAGGATTAGCTATTTTTAGCCCGACATCTTACAATCCAATAATTCTGCTGTCGGATTACTTCGGCCGGGGGAGTGGGACGGAGAGGGAAATTGTTCTCGATAATTCAGCCGCTGTGCAAGGAACGCAGTGTCATATGCAAGAAACTGTGTGCTCTATTATTGGAGCTTTCTATAATAAATATCAACATTTTTAAACAAGCGGAGGCTAGCAGACTGATCGGAAAGGTTAGAACACAACAACGGGTAGTTTCCTGCGGGACGCCGCACTGGACCGAAATTACCCAGATCGAATTGCACGATAAACACGATCCAAATTGATCTCTTTACACAGAAGAAGGGATCCAGCCCTGGAAGCCCTTCATGGTGACCACCATTTCCACCCCTGCTTGGCCCAAAAGCCAGCAGACCAGAACCACCCTTTTACCAGTTCAAACGCGTGCCAGCGTTTTTAGGGGTCAATTCAGTCAGTGGAATGGCACTTTTGCTTTGGGGTGGTGAAACAAGGATGCCccttgttgttgctttgttgtttAGCGAAGCGTAAAATTTATGACCATCGAAAGGATGCGTTGGTGCTGGCTCGAGCGGAAAGGGTTGCCGGCGTCCGGTTTGAATCGCGAAAACGACGAAATCTTTGGTATCGAAGCGGCAAGTAGGCTTAAGTGCTATAGAAAGTACTtaaatagtcgataaaaatACTGTATGTTTTGGTTTGAATATTAGCAATCAAGGGAAAAGTGCTTCAATGTCTTCATTTGTTGGCCACTTCAAACGCAAACCCATTGCTTCAATTAGATATTCAGCATATCACTCGATCAGCAGCCGGGTGGTATATGGTTGGcggctttttttcatttgaacaCCCTCCGAGCCACCAAAAACCCCGGTTGCATGGGAAACAAATATTGGTAATGTGTGAACGCCGTGTGCGGACATCTTCCTCGTTCTCTCGCTCACTGCACGTACCATACCAATCCATACAGCTTCATCAGCGCACTGTTTTCTCggaccgccgccgccgccgccgccaacgAAATCGATTAAGATCTCAGTGAGCACCAATAGATTTCGATTAATTCCACCACACATTGATCCGAGCAACCGCACACCGCACCCGCCGCGTTGAAGCAGAAACGGCAATAGCAATAGATAAACGAGAGCCGATAAGCGCCCCGAAAGCCCCCAAAAACCGTAAGTCACCTTAAGGGCTCTTTTGCCGGCATTGTATCGTTTGCTCGCT
This sequence is a window from Anopheles merus strain MAF chromosome 3R, AmerM5.1, whole genome shotgun sequence. Protein-coding genes within it:
- the LOC121596923 gene encoding basic helix-loop-helix neural transcription factor TAP-like, with amino-acid sequence MEHYTMMGIDRITTYGHIADSSAAAAAVSAAAGVTYLSHYPTPDTSLCRSSYSASSPGTSPSVSGPDLSHTNFGLSFADVMFDGESFVQIDSSDLHIFGSGPAQTLGGTIDPCPAQSHPSSPYPPEESRNGRAAETKTCTASFISTPVGRTTDHRRLYKARKSISAGKKDCTPPSPTVLKKRRLAANARERKRMNSLNVAFDRLREIVPSLGPDHKLSKFETLQMAQTYINALSDLLERGADATTYSLFDSLDSRVASNDSNNNSSGVNGQQLHGRDDDSLDDRFLDMGYDVM